One stretch of Astatotilapia calliptera chromosome 3, fAstCal1.2, whole genome shotgun sequence DNA includes these proteins:
- the LOC113012110 gene encoding trichohyalin-like: MFPRKKQPIQKDYAASPSWSGQPISPNGVSSSQRALEESRKENYLLQKKMQQIEEEKRQLEDKCRRMEAQNKELEERQQRQPDINIINEGWGIKFAQAREQIVHLNKENRQKRAELKEMTNQLQDKKTMTDKIQRDLQHMDRKNRLLQRQLHEAVEEKNKFLQQKEEQDKKQQDMQHKLKSMQEKYRMLKESLDETLRQNKDLLQQKEQQQERLKEGKRIVQDFQSKNLKLQEFCNQLEDKATKVEEERDKLEKRCSQMQKRIDQIARNNSELVKGRLVEFNNLKSEHTQTQSQKQEDKIHEDKNQEIKKRKKQLKDKHKEFQQRNADMHKDKLIQEATSKQLKDKLEEQQAALEEVEQRCEKLEEKPLAETIDELRNLILQKKALVEKCMKKKKKMVPLVPEERRYCVLT; this comes from the coding sequence ATGtttccaagaaaaaaacaaccaattCAAAAAGATTACGCCGCCTCTCCTTCCTGGAGTGGCCAGCCAATTTCCCCAAATGGCGTCTCATCCTCCCAAAGGGCATTAGAGGAGAGTAGGAAGGAAAACTACCTTctccagaaaaaaatgcaacaaattgaagaagaaaaacgtcAACTGGAGGACAAGTGTAGACGAATGGAAGCCCAAAATAAAGAGCTGGAAGAAAGACAACAGCGCCAGCCGGACATAAACATTATTAATGAGGGCTGGGGAATCAAGTTTGCTCAGGCCCGAGAGCAGATTGTGCACCTCAATAAAGAAAACAGGCAAAAGCGCGCAGAACTAAAAGAAATGACCAACCAGCTCCAAGACAAGAAAACGATGACTGATAAGATACAACGGGATCTCCAACACATGGACCGAAAAAATCGGCTCCTCCAAAGACAGCTCCATGAAGCTGTGGAAGAAAAGAATAAATTCCTCCAACAGAAGGAAGAGCAGGACAAAAAGCAACAAGACATGCAGCACAAACTGAAGAGCATGCAGGAAAAATACCGCATGCTGAAAGAAAGCCTGGATGAAACACTGCGCCAAAATAAAGACCTTCTTCAACAGAAAGAGCAACAGCAGGAAAGACTGAAAGAAGGAAAACGCATCGTCCAGGACTTTCAGTCTAAAAATCTAAAACTGCAAGAGTTTTGTAATCAGCTGGAGGACAAAGCAACTAAAGTGGAAGAAGAAAGGGACAAACTGGAGAAACGCTGCTCACAGATGCAGAAAAGGATCGATCAGATAGCGAGAAACAACTCCGAGCTCGTTAAGGGGCGTTTGGTGGAATTCAATAACTTGAAGAGTGAACACACTCAAACGCAGTcacaaaaacaagaagacaaaatacatgaagacaaaaatcaagaaatcaagaaaagaaagaagcagtTAAAAGACAAGCACAAAGAGTTCCAACAGAGAAATGCAGACATGCACAAGGACAAGCTGATACAGGAGGCAACATCCAAACAACTCAAAGACAAGCTTGAAGAACAACAAGCAGCATTGGAAGAGGTGGAACAAAGATGTGAGAAACTTGAAGAAAAACCACTTGCAGAAACCATCGACGAGCTGAGAAATCTCATCCTGCAGAAAAAAGCGCTCGTGGAAAagtgcatgaaaaaaaagaaaaaaatggttcCACTTGTTCCAGAGGAGAGACGCTACTGCGTCCTCACCTGA